GAAGTGCAGGCATGGGTCAATTTGCAAATTCAACGGAGCCGAGGCAATTTTTCATAATATCAATCAGTTTGATAAATCTGAATTTGATCTATGGAAACGTGATTGATCGCGTATGCTTCAAGTTTGGTTGCCATGTGACATGAGTGAATTAAAGGCTGCATATTGCTTCTTTGGGGGGCTCAATTGATGATTGAGCGACTGAAATCATACTGAGCAACTACCAATCGCTGAGATATGTTAATGTTAATGCAAGTTGTAAATTGCCCAAAGTAAACAAAAAGTAGCCTTATAAATTACAAACAATAGTGCTATCTTTAAGGTATCATCCACTTTCTTATGCCGATACGACCACGTGCGAACCTTACGCCGGCCCCTGAAGACTTGGGGAGTCTGGAAGACAAAGATCGGTACATATATGGTGGACCCGTATATTCGTTGCAGGACGTCAAAGATTTTGTAAGCCAAAAAAATACAGATGCTATCAACATTGTTACGGCGAAAGCGGTGTCAGATCTACGCCATGAACTTCGCTGGGATCTGCGGGATATTTGCGGATTTATAAATTGCTTGGAGCGCTGTCATTATCGATACTCGCAGTGGTGTTATGCGTCAGCAAAAGCCACAATTCCTTATGCCGCAGACGTGTACATAATGGGATATAACAGAATTCGTAAACTAGAATGGCAGGAGGAAAATCCATGGAACTATTTCAAATTTTCTTATAGTAGCGCTGGAAATACGATTGAAATTTTTTCGATCCATCCCGAGAAAAAGTAGTTGTTAAATTTAATGGAGAATTTTTGATGAACACCTCAAAGCGTATTGCATGCAAATATTGTGATGCAGGACGTATGGTTGAAGTGAGCGTTGATGAGCACATAAAGAGCGGTCGTGCGAAGCTAGTCGTTAAAGGTATATTGCAGTGGCAATGCGATGTATGTGAGTCGGTCATGACGGACGCCCAACAGTACACGCATAACGAGAAGCTTGTTCGCGATGCTGAAAATCATAAGGCCGGATATATAACTCCAGCGATGTTACGAGATTTTAGAGAAAAATATTCGTTGTCGCAGAGGGAGGCTGGTCGCCTCATCGGTGCAGGGAAAGGCGCATTTGGCAAGTATGAGTCTGGGCATCACTTGTCTACTCCTACTGCGAAGCTTATTCGCGTGGCTTTGGCTGTGCCTGAAGCCGCACGCTATTTAGCAGTCGAAGAAGGGGTTAGTATTTCGTTGCCTACATTGGATGATATGTGGGATGAAAATGAACGCCCATTTTCTAAGGTAACGTTGATGCTACTGAATTCAAATGATTCGTTCATTGAGGCTGCCAACATGGCAGAGTTCCGAGAGAGTGAATCTACTTGGAAGACCTCACGAATGATGGAATGTGCATGAAACTAAGTCCATTCCAGCTTTTGCATAGTCGGCTTATAAAGATTCACGTTGATGAAAATCCCGTAAATCCTTTTCATAAGGAAGGGGTGAGCGTAATTCGTAGGCCAAAGGATATGTTTGAAATTGAGCAGTTCGCTCAGATCAAGCTGCAATCTCAAGACTCTAAAAAGAGTTCTGCCGAAGATGAGTCCAACGAAAAAATCTACTTTGCCATACTCGGTTTGAGAACAACGGATGACTCTGTTAAGCAAATTCCGTATTCATTTGAAATTGTTATTTCTGGGGTCATTCATGCGGAACCAATTGAAGGAAAGACCGACGCTG
The sequence above is a segment of the Collimonas sp. PA-H2 genome. Coding sequences within it:
- a CDS encoding type II TA system antitoxin MqsA family protein; amino-acid sequence: MNTSKRIACKYCDAGRMVEVSVDEHIKSGRAKLVVKGILQWQCDVCESVMTDAQQYTHNEKLVRDAENHKAGYITPAMLRDFREKYSLSQREAGRLIGAGKGAFGKYESGHHLSTPTAKLIRVALAVPEAARYLAVEEGVSISLPTLDDMWDENERPFSKVTLMLLNSNDSFIEAANMAEFRESESTWKTSRMMECA